The following coding sequences are from one Paenarthrobacter ureafaciens window:
- a CDS encoding ArsR/SmtB family transcription factor, with the protein MATQLHHPDLNGISVVSMLRAVADPVRLRVVELLRDGPERTCSWLAEEVQIPLPTMSHHLKTLREAGVTLSRKEGTTRWTGLRTEELEAHFPGFVEQLAQLARAEHRRETQRREG; encoded by the coding sequence ATGGCCACCCAGCTCCATCACCCGGACCTGAACGGTATCAGCGTCGTTAGCATGCTCCGAGCAGTAGCTGACCCTGTAAGGCTCCGCGTGGTCGAGCTCCTCAGGGATGGACCGGAACGGACCTGCTCCTGGCTCGCCGAAGAAGTCCAAATTCCGCTCCCCACCATGAGTCACCATCTCAAGACCCTGCGTGAGGCTGGTGTTACGTTGTCCCGCAAGGAAGGGACCACCCGGTGGACGGGCCTGCGTACTGAGGAGCTTGAAGCGCACTTCCCGGGATTTGTCGAACAACTGGCCCAGCTTGCCCGGGCAGAGCATAGGCGGGAAACGCAGCGGCGGGAGGGGTAG
- the rpsR gene encoding 30S ribosomal protein S18 has product MAKAELRKPKPKSNPLKAADITVIDYKDVALLRKFISDRGKIRARRVTGVTVQEQRKIAQAIKNAREVALLPYSGAGRG; this is encoded by the coding sequence ATGGCTAAGGCTGAACTCCGTAAGCCCAAACCAAAGTCCAACCCCTTGAAGGCCGCTGACATCACTGTCATCGACTACAAGGACGTAGCATTGCTGCGCAAGTTCATCTCCGACCGCGGAAAGATCCGCGCTCGTCGCGTCACTGGCGTTACCGTTCAGGAACAGCGCAAAATCGCCCAGGCAATCAAGAACGCCCGCGAAGTTGCTCTGCTGCCCTACTCCGGCGCTGGCCGCGGCTAA
- a CDS encoding diacylglycerol/lipid kinase family protein: MGSARTFESIVIIFNPNSTGNAPELAEELHGKLIKMLPYSPEIVLEPTQHAGHAVDLARDAAGKGGDVLVVSVSGDGGYNEVVNGVMQAENPKAVAAVMAAGNANDHRRTVGTKPLEEAIAEGNVHNIDLLRIHTGQKENEPLEYAHSYIGFGLTPVVATELEKGSKGALTEMVSVIKTFSEFKPFEIRLDNGKRQKVDSLVFANIPEMAKYATLSEAEETPRDGKFEVIFFPHMPKWRVVLNALRATTQGLGDQPSVSSYEFTTLKPLPYQMDGEVKNVEAGIKVRVESAPAALPTIG; the protein is encoded by the coding sequence ATGGGTTCCGCACGGACATTTGAGTCGATCGTCATCATCTTCAACCCCAACAGCACGGGGAATGCCCCGGAGCTTGCGGAAGAGCTGCACGGGAAGCTCATCAAGATGCTGCCGTACTCGCCGGAGATCGTCCTTGAACCAACCCAGCACGCGGGGCACGCGGTCGATCTGGCCCGCGATGCCGCCGGTAAGGGCGGCGACGTCCTGGTGGTCTCGGTCAGCGGCGACGGCGGCTACAACGAGGTTGTCAACGGTGTGATGCAGGCGGAGAACCCCAAGGCAGTGGCCGCAGTCATGGCTGCCGGCAACGCGAACGACCACCGGCGGACGGTTGGAACCAAGCCTTTGGAGGAGGCCATCGCGGAGGGCAACGTCCACAACATCGACCTGCTCCGGATCCACACCGGCCAGAAAGAGAATGAGCCGCTGGAATACGCTCACTCGTACATCGGGTTCGGCCTGACTCCGGTTGTGGCGACGGAGTTGGAAAAGGGAAGCAAGGGCGCCCTGACGGAGATGGTGTCCGTGATCAAGACGTTCTCTGAGTTCAAGCCGTTCGAAATCCGGTTGGACAACGGCAAGCGCCAGAAGGTGGACAGCCTCGTTTTTGCGAACATCCCCGAAATGGCAAAGTACGCCACCCTCAGCGAGGCGGAGGAGACGCCCCGTGACGGCAAGTTTGAGGTCATCTTCTTCCCCCACATGCCCAAATGGCGGGTGGTCTTGAACGCTTTGCGGGCCACCACCCAGGGCCTGGGCGATCAGCCGAGCGTCAGCAGCTACGAATTCACCACGCTGAAGCCCCTGCCGTACCAAATGGACGGGGAAGTAAAGAACGTGGAAGCCGGGATCAAGGTCCGCGTGGAGAGCGCACCGGCGGCGCTGCCCACCATCGGCTGA
- the rpsF gene encoding 30S ribosomal protein S6, with protein sequence MRPYELMVIIDPEVEERTVEPSLQKFLNVITTDGGTIEKVDIWGRRRLAYDIKKKSEGIYAVVNFTAEPATAKELDRQLSLNETIMRTKIIRPEDQKVVAE encoded by the coding sequence ATGCGTCCTTACGAATTGATGGTAATCATCGACCCCGAGGTCGAAGAGCGTACCGTAGAGCCGTCGCTTCAGAAGTTCCTGAATGTCATCACCACCGATGGTGGAACCATCGAAAAGGTAGACATCTGGGGCCGTCGCCGCCTGGCATACGACATCAAGAAGAAGTCCGAAGGTATCTACGCAGTGGTGAACTTCACCGCTGAGCCTGCTACCGCCAAGGAACTTGATCGCCAGCTGTCTCTGAACGAGACGATCATGCGCACCAAGATCATCCGCCCCGAAGACCAGAAGGTTGTTGCTGAGTAA
- a CDS encoding response regulator: MRDYELTGQGTIKILLVDDQPLLRMGFRLILEGEDDLTVVGEASDGAEAVRLVEELQPDVVLMDVRMPAMDGIEATRRISAAGADARVIILTTFDLDEYAFSGLQAGASAFLLKDVAPAELVHAVRVVASGDAVVAPRITQRLLETYVRGGHTPGITPARRDPLLDELTPRETEILTTIAEGLSNAEIAHKFFLSEATVKTHVRRILSKLQLRDRVQVVVYAYETGLVVPSNPDY, from the coding sequence ATGAGGGACTACGAACTGACAGGTCAAGGGACCATCAAGATCCTGTTGGTGGATGACCAACCACTTCTGAGGATGGGCTTTCGGCTGATCCTTGAGGGCGAAGATGACCTGACGGTGGTGGGCGAAGCATCGGATGGCGCAGAGGCCGTCCGCCTGGTGGAAGAGCTGCAGCCGGACGTCGTCCTCATGGACGTCCGTATGCCCGCCATGGACGGCATCGAAGCCACCCGACGCATATCGGCCGCGGGTGCTGATGCGAGGGTCATCATTCTTACCACCTTCGACCTCGATGAATATGCTTTCTCCGGTCTGCAGGCCGGGGCGTCCGCCTTCCTCCTGAAGGACGTTGCTCCCGCTGAGCTGGTCCACGCGGTTCGGGTGGTGGCCAGCGGGGACGCAGTGGTGGCACCGAGGATCACCCAACGTCTGCTGGAGACTTACGTCCGCGGGGGACACACGCCAGGGATCACGCCGGCCCGCCGTGACCCTCTGCTGGATGAACTGACTCCGCGCGAAACGGAGATCCTCACCACCATCGCCGAAGGCCTGTCCAACGCCGAGATTGCCCACAAATTCTTCTTGTCCGAGGCAACAGTGAAGACCCACGTGCGCCGTATCCTGAGCAAGCTGCAGTTGCGGGACCGCGTGCAGGTGGTGGTCTACGCCTACGAAACCGGGCTCGTGGTGCCCAGCAACCCGGACTACTGA
- a CDS encoding YnfA family protein, which yields MTILKSTVLFVLAAAAEIGGAWLIWQAVREGKAWWWAGLGVVALGIYGFFAAFQPDAHFGRVLAAYGGVFIAGSLAWGMLVDGFRPDRWDIIGAVICIVGVGVIMFAPRTGA from the coding sequence ATGACCATCCTCAAGTCCACAGTCCTCTTCGTTCTGGCCGCGGCAGCCGAAATCGGAGGCGCCTGGCTCATTTGGCAGGCAGTCCGGGAGGGCAAGGCCTGGTGGTGGGCCGGGCTGGGAGTCGTTGCCTTGGGAATCTATGGCTTCTTCGCGGCGTTCCAGCCCGACGCCCATTTCGGAAGGGTTCTCGCGGCGTACGGGGGCGTTTTCATAGCCGGCTCACTTGCCTGGGGCATGCTGGTTGACGGATTCCGCCCGGACCGCTGGGACATCATTGGAGCCGTCATCTGCATAGTGGGCGTCGGCGTCATCATGTTCGCGCCGCGCACGGGCGCGTGA
- a CDS encoding single-stranded DNA-binding protein — MAGETTITVIGNLTNDPELRFTPSGSAVANFTIASTPRTFDRQSNEWKDGETLFLRASVWREAAENVAESLTKGTRVIVSGRLKSRSYETKEGEKRTVIELEVDEIGPSLRYANAKVNRTQRSGGGFGAGNGGQGGFGGGNAGGFGGGPAGGNQGGNSGGNWGGNQPAQQDDPWATPGVSNAGGWGNGPDSEPPF; from the coding sequence ATGGCAGGCGAAACCACTATTACGGTCATCGGTAATCTCACCAATGATCCGGAGCTGCGGTTCACCCCGTCTGGCTCAGCAGTAGCGAACTTCACCATCGCTTCTACTCCCCGGACCTTTGACCGCCAGTCGAATGAATGGAAGGACGGGGAAACCCTGTTCCTCCGCGCGTCCGTATGGCGGGAAGCAGCCGAGAACGTTGCCGAGTCCCTCACAAAGGGAACACGCGTCATTGTTTCCGGCCGTTTGAAGAGCCGTTCTTACGAAACCAAAGAAGGCGAGAAGCGCACCGTTATTGAGCTTGAGGTCGACGAGATCGGCCCGAGCTTGCGTTACGCGAATGCCAAAGTCAACCGCACCCAGCGCTCCGGCGGCGGGTTCGGCGCCGGCAACGGTGGCCAAGGTGGCTTCGGTGGCGGCAACGCAGGTGGCTTCGGAGGTGGCCCCGCTGGTGGAAACCAGGGCGGCAACTCCGGTGGAAACTGGGGCGGCAACCAGCCCGCACAGCAGGATGACCCTTGGGCTACGCCCGGTGTCAGCAACGCTGGTGGCTGGGGCAACGGCCCGGACTCCGAACCTCCCTTCTAA
- a CDS encoding cupin domain-containing protein, which produces MQKISIEALARQQIEAAVAAPSGRAADTAFGGHEKTLRQTVMAFRAGTRLSEHQNPGEATVFVLKGNVWLKAGEDSWQGKTGDLLIVPDGRHSLEAEEDSAVLFTVVKTDRQAQPSA; this is translated from the coding sequence ATGCAGAAAATATCGATCGAGGCTCTCGCCCGCCAGCAAATCGAAGCCGCAGTTGCCGCACCCAGCGGACGCGCTGCAGACACAGCATTCGGCGGGCATGAGAAGACCCTCCGGCAAACAGTCATGGCTTTCCGCGCAGGCACGCGGCTCAGCGAACATCAGAACCCCGGCGAGGCTACCGTCTTCGTGCTGAAGGGAAATGTCTGGCTCAAGGCAGGCGAAGACTCGTGGCAGGGGAAAACGGGAGACCTGTTAATCGTGCCGGACGGCCGCCACAGCCTCGAAGCGGAAGAGGACTCAGCGGTGCTCTTCACAGTAGTCAAGACCGACCGTCAGGCGCAGCCGTCGGCGTGA
- a CDS encoding M18 family aminopeptidase, giving the protein MPTNASAAEHIKDLGEYVSASPSSFHAVDEAARRLDAAGFTGLNELEPWSGGAGGYYVIRDGALIAWVSPENAGPATGFNILGAHTDSPSFKLKPKPTTGKFGWLQAGVEVYGGPLLNSWLDRELQLAGRLVMRDGTQHLTATGPLLRFPQLAIHLDRAVNEGLTLSKQQHMNPIFGLGDPAGEDLLGLLASRVQDASVDAAEIGGYDVVVADTQAPAVFGVNSEFFASGRLDNLSSTHAGLVALIAHAGSARDDGPIAVLAAFDHEEIGSNSRSGACGPILEDILTRISDGFGASVSQRRQALSASFCVSADAGHAVHPNYAERHDPANRPLLNRGPLLKINANQRYATDATGAAFWARLCAESGVPYQEFVSNNDIPCGSTIGPLTATRLGIRTVDVGVPLLSMHSARELCGVEDPYSLARVTELFFATAM; this is encoded by the coding sequence ATGCCTACGAACGCCTCCGCAGCAGAGCACATCAAGGACCTTGGCGAGTACGTTTCGGCGTCGCCGTCGAGCTTCCATGCCGTCGATGAAGCGGCCCGCCGCTTAGATGCAGCCGGCTTTACGGGGCTGAATGAGCTGGAGCCGTGGTCCGGGGGCGCGGGCGGCTATTACGTCATCCGGGACGGCGCCCTGATTGCTTGGGTATCGCCGGAGAACGCAGGTCCCGCCACGGGGTTCAACATCCTTGGCGCTCACACCGATTCCCCGTCCTTCAAGCTCAAGCCGAAGCCCACAACGGGGAAGTTCGGTTGGCTGCAGGCGGGCGTGGAGGTCTACGGCGGCCCGCTGCTCAATTCCTGGCTGGACCGGGAACTGCAGCTTGCCGGCCGCCTGGTGATGCGTGACGGTACCCAGCACCTGACGGCCACTGGCCCCCTCCTGCGGTTCCCGCAGCTCGCCATCCATCTGGACCGGGCAGTCAACGAAGGCCTGACGTTGTCCAAACAGCAGCACATGAACCCGATTTTCGGGCTGGGAGATCCCGCAGGGGAGGATCTTTTGGGCCTGCTCGCCTCGCGCGTGCAGGACGCCTCGGTGGATGCTGCGGAGATCGGCGGGTACGACGTCGTCGTGGCAGACACGCAAGCGCCTGCGGTTTTCGGGGTCAATAGTGAGTTCTTCGCCTCCGGACGCCTGGACAACCTGTCGTCGACCCATGCGGGCTTGGTGGCGCTCATCGCCCACGCGGGGTCGGCGCGTGACGACGGACCCATCGCAGTCCTTGCCGCCTTCGACCATGAGGAAATCGGCTCAAACTCCCGGTCGGGCGCTTGCGGGCCGATCCTGGAGGACATCCTCACCCGGATCTCAGACGGTTTCGGGGCTTCGGTGAGCCAGCGGCGGCAGGCGTTGTCGGCGTCGTTCTGTGTTTCTGCCGATGCCGGCCACGCTGTCCACCCGAACTACGCCGAGCGCCATGACCCCGCCAACCGTCCGCTGCTCAACCGGGGCCCGTTGCTGAAGATCAATGCCAACCAGCGCTACGCAACAGATGCCACAGGCGCAGCTTTTTGGGCCCGGTTGTGCGCAGAGTCGGGTGTTCCGTACCAGGAGTTTGTTTCCAACAACGACATCCCCTGCGGTTCCACCATTGGTCCGTTGACGGCCACGCGCCTCGGCATCCGCACGGTTGATGTCGGAGTTCCGCTGCTTTCGATGCACTCCGCGCGTGAGCTGTGTGGCGTGGAGGATCCCTACTCCTTGGCCAGGGTGACGGAACTGTTCTTCGCCACTGCCATGTGA
- a CDS encoding DUF1801 domain-containing protein — translation MAENKTQPTDASVEEFLGAVEHPTRRADGFELLNMMRELTGQEAVMWGPTIVGFGKYHYKYASGREGDSAAVGFSSRKTNLALYGLTMGPEADRLLPELGKHKTGASCLYVNKLDDVDRDVLAELIRTGYNHTMTEIHRP, via the coding sequence ATGGCAGAGAACAAGACGCAGCCCACCGACGCGTCCGTAGAGGAGTTCCTCGGTGCCGTGGAGCACCCGACGCGGCGTGCGGACGGCTTTGAATTGCTGAACATGATGCGGGAGCTCACCGGCCAGGAAGCCGTGATGTGGGGTCCCACGATCGTCGGCTTCGGCAAGTACCACTACAAGTATGCGAGCGGCCGTGAGGGTGATTCCGCGGCCGTCGGTTTTTCATCCCGGAAGACCAACCTGGCCCTCTACGGACTGACCATGGGGCCGGAGGCGGACCGTCTGCTTCCAGAACTGGGTAAGCACAAAACCGGCGCGTCCTGCCTGTACGTCAACAAGCTGGACGACGTGGACAGGGATGTGCTGGCCGAGCTGATCCGCACCGGCTACAACCACACCATGACGGAGATCCATAGGCCCTAA
- a CDS encoding DMT family transporter, which yields MQLSTATRGLILCLIPPLIWGGMFPIANDLATTVNAFHMTLIRYVIAAALLVLMLWRAEGLRALRVDGRLGRLFLLGSAGFAGFGLLAFTALRYTSSPNVSLIMAMMPAIGAVVGAMATRKLPASYTVASILVAFAGVSLVITDGDYGRLFSGQLGLGELLALLGAVCWVTYTRGAIGFQGWSALRYTTVTTVLGCISIMGGVLIATGVGYVTAPDLEAILGGWLHLAYVIIFAAVVAVLSWNKGIGLLGPLNGTLFMNLVPVVTFAIAMIRGYQPTVTALVGAGLVIAALLTNNYFSRRSARAVRAQQVPASAEAASESEGVRAR from the coding sequence ATGCAGTTATCAACCGCGACCCGCGGCCTCATCCTCTGCCTCATCCCTCCTCTGATCTGGGGCGGCATGTTCCCGATCGCCAACGATCTTGCTACGACCGTCAACGCTTTTCACATGACTTTGATCAGGTATGTCATTGCTGCGGCCCTCCTCGTTTTAATGCTCTGGCGGGCCGAGGGTCTTCGCGCGCTCCGCGTCGATGGTCGCTTGGGCAGGTTGTTCCTGCTGGGCAGCGCCGGGTTCGCTGGATTTGGCCTGCTGGCATTTACGGCTTTGCGATATACGAGCTCGCCCAACGTCAGCCTCATTATGGCGATGATGCCCGCCATTGGGGCGGTTGTAGGTGCGATGGCTACGAGGAAACTGCCTGCCAGCTACACTGTCGCATCAATCCTGGTGGCGTTTGCCGGAGTCTCGCTTGTCATCACCGACGGCGACTATGGCCGACTGTTCAGTGGCCAACTCGGACTGGGTGAACTGCTCGCCCTCCTAGGAGCCGTCTGCTGGGTGACGTACACCCGGGGTGCCATCGGGTTCCAAGGGTGGTCCGCCCTGCGGTACACCACGGTTACCACGGTGCTCGGCTGCATCAGCATTATGGGTGGAGTCCTCATCGCTACAGGGGTTGGCTACGTCACTGCACCTGACCTTGAAGCTATTCTGGGCGGCTGGTTACACCTTGCCTACGTCATAATCTTCGCTGCAGTGGTTGCTGTCCTCTCATGGAACAAAGGCATCGGCTTGCTGGGACCGCTCAATGGAACCCTGTTCATGAACCTCGTCCCCGTGGTTACCTTCGCCATTGCGATGATCCGCGGATATCAACCGACTGTGACTGCTCTTGTCGGGGCTGGTCTGGTTATTGCGGCGCTGCTCACGAACAACTACTTCTCCAGGCGGTCTGCACGCGCCGTCCGGGCGCAGCAGGTGCCGGCCAGTGCTGAGGCGGCCAGCGAATCAGAGGGGGTCCGCGCACGCTAA
- a CDS encoding PhzF family phenazine biosynthesis protein has protein sequence MSPLSPRNRPFHQVDVFSDRPYFGNPLAVVVDAEGLNSETMQRFANWTNLSETTFLIPPTHPDADYKVRIFTGSEEFPFAGHPTLGSAHTWLQAGGVPKSVGVVVQECGAGLVRVKHDGGRLAFAAPPLTRFGPVEDAVRKQLAAGLRLSEDDILDASWLVNGPAWIGVLLESADQVLGLEPDMLALGDLKVGVIGPYPAGSDVDFEVRTFFPGDAMIEDPVTGSFNAGAAQWLIGSGRAPEAYVAAQGTVLGRAGRIHIKAEGDQVWVGGDSTTCIQGTVLL, from the coding sequence GTGAGTCCACTTTCCCCCCGAAACCGCCCATTCCACCAAGTAGACGTCTTCTCCGACCGTCCCTATTTCGGCAACCCGCTCGCCGTCGTCGTAGATGCCGAAGGGCTCAACAGCGAAACCATGCAGCGGTTCGCCAACTGGACCAATCTCTCCGAAACCACCTTCCTGATCCCGCCCACGCATCCGGACGCGGACTACAAGGTGCGCATCTTCACGGGCAGTGAGGAATTCCCGTTTGCAGGGCACCCCACTCTCGGTTCGGCGCACACGTGGCTGCAGGCAGGGGGAGTGCCCAAGTCTGTCGGCGTCGTGGTCCAGGAGTGCGGAGCAGGTTTGGTACGCGTCAAGCACGACGGCGGACGGCTGGCTTTCGCGGCCCCGCCACTGACCCGGTTCGGTCCGGTGGAGGACGCTGTGCGGAAGCAGTTGGCCGCGGGTCTTCGACTTTCGGAAGATGACATCCTGGATGCCTCGTGGCTGGTGAATGGGCCGGCGTGGATTGGCGTCCTGCTCGAATCCGCTGACCAGGTCCTTGGCCTGGAACCGGACATGCTTGCCTTGGGGGACTTGAAGGTGGGCGTCATCGGGCCGTATCCGGCAGGCTCCGACGTGGACTTTGAGGTTCGTACGTTTTTCCCGGGCGACGCCATGATCGAGGACCCGGTGACGGGTAGCTTCAACGCGGGGGCAGCTCAATGGCTGATAGGGAGCGGGCGTGCGCCGGAGGCATACGTGGCCGCCCAAGGCACGGTGTTGGGGAGGGCAGGGCGCATCCACATCAAGGCTGAAGGGGACCAGGTCTGGGTGGGCGGTGATTCGACTACCTGCATCCAGGGGACAGTACTGTTATAG
- the rplI gene encoding 50S ribosomal protein L9 gives MAKLILTHEVTGLGAAGDVVEVKNGYARNYLLPRGFALTWTRGGEKQVESIKAARAARAHATVEAAQAQAQALSSKKVKLEVKAGQSGRLFGTVKPADVAAAVEAAGLGAIDKRNVELPNHIKSVGSYQANVRLHEDVSAVIDLEVVAGK, from the coding sequence ATGGCAAAGCTCATTCTGACCCACGAAGTAACCGGTCTCGGTGCTGCTGGCGACGTTGTCGAGGTAAAGAACGGTTACGCACGTAACTACCTTCTGCCCCGCGGCTTCGCTCTGACCTGGACCCGTGGTGGCGAGAAGCAGGTTGAGAGCATCAAGGCAGCACGTGCTGCCCGTGCCCACGCAACTGTTGAAGCTGCACAGGCACAGGCTCAGGCATTGTCCTCCAAGAAGGTCAAGCTCGAGGTGAAGGCCGGTCAGTCCGGTCGTCTCTTCGGCACCGTCAAGCCTGCTGACGTCGCTGCTGCTGTTGAGGCTGCCGGCCTCGGCGCCATCGACAAGCGCAACGTTGAACTGCCGAACCACATCAAGTCTGTCGGTTCGTACCAGGCCAACGTTCGCCTGCACGAGGATGTTTCCGCTGTCATCGACCTTGAGGTCGTTGCCGGCAAGTAG
- a CDS encoding amino acid permease: protein MHADQQLSKSLKPRHLSMIAIAGVIGAGLFVGSGAAIQQAGPGILGAYLAAGLVVILVMRMLGEMAAANPETGSFSTYADKALGRWAGFSIGWLYAWFWIIVLGIEATAGAAIMHRWVPGVDQWIWALILMVLLTLTNLGSVKSYGEFEFWFASIKVAAIVIFLLAGIVAILGFMPGVPAPGVTNLLDQGGFMPSGPGAVLAGILVVVFSFFGAEIATIAAGESENPVDAVKKAVKSTVWRILIFYIGSIAIVVTLLPWNSASVAKSPYVAVIELYGIPGAGTIMDIVVLTSVLSCLNSGLYTASRMLFSLSRRGDAPKSWTRISKRGVPAAAVLASTVVGFITVGLNYIAPDTVFLFLVNTSGAIALFVWLVIAASQLVLRRRMGAAAKDLQLKMWFFPYLTWIAIASIVALIIGMVILESTRESLFLSLALAVIVVGIGVWRYRKGGAAPAQATSGEEEPASVGAGPAS, encoded by the coding sequence ATGCACGCTGACCAACAACTTTCCAAATCGCTTAAGCCCCGGCACCTGTCCATGATCGCCATTGCGGGCGTCATCGGCGCAGGCCTCTTCGTGGGCTCGGGCGCAGCTATCCAACAGGCGGGACCAGGAATCCTCGGGGCCTACCTCGCCGCGGGCCTGGTAGTCATCCTGGTGATGCGCATGCTGGGCGAAATGGCTGCAGCCAATCCGGAGACCGGCTCGTTCTCCACCTATGCCGACAAAGCGCTTGGCCGATGGGCCGGGTTCAGCATCGGTTGGCTCTACGCCTGGTTCTGGATCATCGTGCTGGGCATCGAAGCCACTGCCGGTGCCGCCATCATGCACCGCTGGGTGCCCGGCGTCGATCAGTGGATCTGGGCCCTGATACTCATGGTGCTCCTCACCCTCACCAACCTCGGTTCAGTGAAGTCCTACGGTGAGTTCGAGTTCTGGTTCGCGTCCATCAAAGTCGCGGCAATCGTCATCTTCCTGCTTGCAGGAATCGTCGCCATCCTCGGTTTCATGCCGGGCGTTCCTGCACCGGGAGTGACCAACCTCCTGGACCAGGGCGGCTTCATGCCCAGTGGGCCGGGCGCGGTCCTCGCCGGCATCCTCGTGGTCGTCTTCTCCTTCTTTGGCGCGGAGATCGCAACCATTGCTGCCGGGGAATCCGAGAATCCGGTGGACGCCGTCAAGAAGGCCGTGAAGTCGACCGTGTGGCGCATCCTGATCTTCTACATCGGCTCCATCGCCATCGTGGTCACCTTGCTCCCGTGGAACAGCGCCTCCGTTGCCAAGAGCCCGTACGTTGCAGTGATCGAGCTCTATGGCATCCCGGGAGCCGGCACCATCATGGACATCGTTGTCCTCACGTCGGTGCTTTCCTGCCTCAACTCGGGCCTCTACACCGCCAGCCGCATGCTGTTCTCGCTGTCCCGCCGCGGAGATGCACCGAAGTCCTGGACGCGTATTTCCAAGCGCGGTGTGCCTGCGGCGGCCGTGCTTGCGTCCACAGTGGTCGGATTTATCACTGTGGGACTGAACTACATTGCCCCGGATACGGTGTTCCTGTTCCTCGTCAACACCTCCGGCGCCATCGCACTGTTCGTGTGGTTGGTCATTGCAGCCTCCCAGTTGGTTCTCCGCCGCCGCATGGGGGCCGCCGCGAAGGACCTCCAGCTCAAGATGTGGTTCTTCCCCTACCTCACGTGGATTGCCATTGCGAGCATCGTGGCACTCATCATCGGCATGGTCATCCTGGAATCCACCCGCGAATCGCTGTTCCTGTCGCTGGCCTTGGCGGTAATCGTCGTAGGCATCGGCGTCTGGCGCTACCGCAAGGGCGGAGCTGCGCCCGCCCAAGCGACCAGTGGCGAAGAGGAGCCTGCAAGCGTCGGTGCCGGTCCGGCGTCGTAA